The Brachypodium distachyon strain Bd21 chromosome 4, Brachypodium_distachyon_v3.0, whole genome shotgun sequence nucleotide sequence GTAAACATCTGCTGCGTGGCCATAATGCTGATGATTCATAACCTGCACAAGCAAATTCAAAAAGATTAAAAGAAGTTGAGTGTTTCGTGTCATTATCTATTGCAAAACTATTCAAATGCAATATGTTACAGACCATTGTGTACAAAATGGACTCCAATATTGATTTACTCTGAAGTATTCACTTTCAAAATATAATTATCAGGCAATCGCCAATTGGAGTGAAGGAAAAGCGTCAGCAGAAACAGAAACATATGGAGTTGTGTTCACAACTTCGATTAGCCTCCATAAATGTCACACTGTTCCGACAATTAGAGTAATACCTCAGGAGCCATCCATCTGTACGTTCCAGTTTCAGCAGTCATAACACCCTCTTGATCCTGGTAACGAGAAAGTCCGAAATGTGCCACTTTCACAACCTAGAGAAATCAGCAGAAGATAGTTTATAAAATCACAACCTTCAGTGGTTTTAACTGCGCAGGCATGATCCTAACATGGCAACACAGCAGAAAACTCAAGTAAAATAGTCATAATTTCTTAACGTATGATTTAATACGTATAGCATGCATACCTGATATTTATCTATTAAAAGGTTTGCAGACTTTAAATCCCTATGAATAATGCCCTTCTGATGCAAGTAAGCCATCCCTCGGCATATGTCAAGTGCAAACTTCAGAATCATTGGGAGATCCAGGACATTATGCTCATTCTTCAAGAAGTCAAATAGGCTTCCTCCAGACATGTATTCTGCACAATATAAAAAAGATAAGTTACTTCTGAACGGAAATAAGACATGTATGCTTGTATAGAGAAAATAATAACACAATCTTTATCATAGAAGGGACACGCAATTTCCCAGATGCTGGTGAGGAATTGATGTTACAACGGTAGCTTTTACCGATGTATTATGGTACAAAATCGCAGGGcatgggatttttttttttcagggaagTCAAGTATGATcaattaatatttttgttttgcatataCAAGATCTGGCCAGTGCTAAGCTCACCTGTCATCATGCAAAACTGAGGTTCCTTTGTGCATGAACCAATCAATCGAATAATATTGGCATGATCAACTTCCCTGAAAAGAagtgtggaaggtgaaggtgaAGTGCTGAGATGTATACTTTTCATAGTATTTGCAGCATACAAGCAGGTGTAGTATACATAATCTCAGTTGTGCGGACTTCACTACTACCTATTGCGATATATGTTCTCTAGAAATAGAAACATCGACCAGAGAACTGAACAAGAATGACATCACAAGTGGTTTTAAAGACTTGTGAAATACCTTAGCATGAGAATTTCTTGCTTAAATTCTTTCGAAACAATCTGACTCGGATCCTCAGAGCTTACAAATTTAACAAAAACCTCCTCACCACCATAAGTGCCACGTAACCTTCATATAAGAATAATAACATGCATAACGTGAAAGAACCCGTACTAGATACGACAAATCAACAACTAAACTCAGAATTGTACAAAGACTCACGTATCTCCACGTGATCCAGAAGCAAGATTTTCTGCTATGTCCAGAAGTGTTTTGTCCATATCCGATAAACAATCCTCTGCTATGAATGGTTGCACACTCAAGGACTCAGAGCCAATCGGTGAAACCTGTAGCATCATAACGTAATGTTCCCTTATGAATAGCAGATCAGCACATATTAAATAGGATTAAGTTATCATCCACATGATAAAGGAAGTCGTAAATTTTGTATGAACAATCAATAATGTACCATGTTTCTTGAAATTGATGCCTCTAGCGCCTTATTCAATCTCATCGTATCCTGACCAAGTTGACAATACCATGCACAGTTATCATCACACTTGAGCAAAGCAAAAAGGAACTGTTCGTATAAAAATAGATCCAAAATGCCCTTTGGTGTAGATAAGAAGGGGTATATAATTGATGGTCATACACAAATAGGATCACATTACCCCTTTGTGTTCATACAGAAACAACATGAGAATTTTAGCTGTGTATTAGAATAAGAATACATTCACATTCATGTAAACAATAGCAATTGATACCTAATTGATTTTCATGCCAAAGAAACCATCATGCAGCAGTGCTTACCCTATCACTGAAGCTACATATAACTTATAAGCGACACTAAAACTAAGATTCTTTGGATTTCCAGCAGAAATTTTGTAAATGTTGCATAAAAAGAAAACCTAGAGAGAAATATTTCCATACATCAGTTTCACAACTTTCTCATCTGGCTTTTTTGGGGGTGAAAACATTGCATTAAGAAAATAAAGGGATAAATTACCTCAACAGGCCAACCATCAACTACAAAAGCATTAAGTGAATAGTCATCACTTGTTGAGAAAACATGTGCTTCTCTGATGCTCAGTCCAATCCGCGAAAGCAATGTAGACAGCTGTCAGAACAAGTTATAAACAGTCAGATGCTAAGCGGTTCCCCAAAAATCAAAGAAGCACATAGCCAAATAACAAATAGAAGTTAAAACTTATTAGTGTTAGACTTATAAGAACTTATAACATATAGATGGGAGAATGAATTCAGTAATTTTTCACTAGAAAGATGCCTACCATACAAGCTGAAAGGTTAAAATAAAGTGAATATGTTTGAAACAGAATATAATGTACTGTTTGAAACAGAAAATTTAATGTATACTATAATTATAAGTAATAATAAAAAGGTAAGTGCTTTCACTTTAAACAATATAAGGATATTCCTGACCTTATCAAGGAGCCCACGCTTTTTAATAGAAGATAAGACTATCTCATGAATTTGTCTACGCGATGTCCATGTCCTGAGAAATATGTAAGAGATATAAGGTTAGTCCAAGCATGGGTAGGTTGACCGATGTGATGTATGTGGAGTTGCGGACAAAATGTGA carries:
- the LOC100830967 gene encoding serine/threonine-protein kinase STY8: MSMAADSVEGRVAGISDDTVEGGERYIWSDVFDRLVAVGHVEEASRSDFQAYFAKLPDSYHQYVDAGKAEYVLIHQNVLAEAKTNRSRPAFHARHLRFEEINNMDTATNSDAPKQGDDAGDALAIRTWTSRRQIHEIVLSSIKKRGLLDKLSTLLSRIGLSIREAHVFSTSDDYSLNAFVVDGWPVEDTMRLNKALEASISRNMVSPIGSESLSVQPFIAEDCLSDMDKTLLDIAENLASGSRGDTLRGTYGGEEVFVKFVSSEDPSQIVSKEFKQEILMLREVDHANIIRLIGSCTKEPQFCMMTEYMSGGSLFDFLKNEHNVLDLPMILKFALDICRGMAYLHQKGIIHRDLKSANLLIDKYQVVKVAHFGLSRYQDQEGVMTAETGTYRWMAPEVMNHQHYGHAADVYSFAIVLWELMTRKDIIANSKMLTIAGHHSSCHQAHF